In one Oncorhynchus masou masou isolate Uvic2021 chromosome 23, UVic_Omas_1.1, whole genome shotgun sequence genomic region, the following are encoded:
- the LOC135510366 gene encoding TBC1 domain family member 5 homolog A-like translates to MQPLLCNKHNLRSYYDNNNRGYYYDNRGCNHDNRGCYHDDRSSYHDNRGCYDVKRSSYYEKHSSYYNNRSSYHDNRSSYNRSSYSDNRSFYNRSFYNRSSHYDTRSSYNHSSYYDNHGSYYDICGSYYDICGTYDDIGSSYYDIDSTYYNNGSSYNDNCVYYNRSSYFDNLSSYFDNRSSYYDNRSSYYDNPSSYYDNSSSYYDNGSSYYYICGSYYYICGSYYDNCGSYYDKRSSYYDNRRSYYDNLRSFYDNLRSFYDNRSSYYDNCSSYYNNSSSNYDKCGSYYDIGISYDDIGISYYDNGSFYYDNGSLYYDNCSSYNRSSYYANRGFYYDIRGSYNNRSSDYDNQSSYYDNHRSYYDNRRSYYDNRSSYYDNHSSYNRSSNYDNLSSYYDNR, encoded by the coding sequence ATGCAGCCTTTGCTCTGCAACAAGCACAACCTTAGATCctactatgacaacaacaaccgaGGCTACTACTATGACAACCGCGGCTGCAACCACGACAACCGAGGCTGCTACCACGACGACCGCAGCTCCTACCACGACAACCGAGGCTGCTACGACGTCAagcgcagctcctactacgagaAACACAGCTCTTACTACAACAACCGCAGCTCCTACCACGACAACCGCAGTTCCTACAACCGCAGCTCCTATTCCGACAACCGCAGCTTCTACAACCGCAGCTTCTACAACCGCAGCTCCCACTACGACACCCGCAGCTCCTACAACcacagctcctactacgacaaccacggCTCCTACTACGACATCTGCGGATCCTACTACGACATCTGTGGCACCTACGACGACATcggcagctcctactacgacatcGACAGCACCTACTACAACAACGGCAGCTCCTACAACGACAACTGTGTCTACtacaaccgcagctcctacttCGACAACCTCAGCTCCTACTtcgacaaccgcagctcctactacgacaaccgcagctcctactacgacaatcCCAGCTCCTATTATGACAACAgtagctcctactacgacaacggCAGCTCCTACTACTACATCTGCGGTTCCTACTACTACATCTGCGgttcctactacgacaactgcggctcctactacgacaaacgcagctcctactacgacaaccgcagaTCCTACTACGATAACCTCAGATCCTTTTACGATAACCTCAGATCCTTTTACGACAACCgtagctcctactacgacaactgtagctcctactacaacaacagTAGCTCCAACTACGACAAATGTGGCTCTTACTACGACATCGGCATCTCCTACGACGACATTGGCATCTCCTACTACGACAATGGTAGCTTCTACTACGACAACGGTAGCTtatactacgacaactgcagctcttacaaccgcagctcctactacgcCAACCGCGGCTTCTACTACGACATCCGCGGCTCCTACAACAACCGCAGCTCCGACTACGACAACCaaagctcctactacgacaaccacagaTCCTACTATGACAACCGCAgatcctactacgacaaccgcagctcctattacgacaaccacagCTCCTACAACCGCAGCTCCAACTACGACAACctcagctcctactacgacaaccgctga